The region CGGATACGACCGTCACGTGGAAGTAGTCGCGAATGGAGAGGTCGATGAGCAGCCGCTCGAGCCAGGCCTCCCAGTTGGAGATCACGCCCAAGATGTAGCCCGCTCGACGCAGTCGATCGAGCGTGGGCACCACGTCGTCGTACAGACGATAGCTTTCCGACCGGACGAACGTCTGCCACAGGATGCGCGGCAGCTCTGTCTCGGCCGCGGCGGCGTGTCCCAGCTCCGTGAGGTAGGTCCGATAGACCCATAGCCAGAACCTTTGGGAATCCTCATCCGTGAGGCTGAACCCGCGGCCCGCGTCGGCGCGACGCCCGATGTGCTGCCAGACCGCTGGCTCCACGTGGCAGGCATCCTCTTCGGTGACGGCGAGGCCGTGCTGTTGGCAGGTCTGGGCGATCAAGCCGTTGAACGATGGGTGGGGGTAGGCCAACGTCCCCCCGATGTCGAAGAAGACGGCCCGCACGGACGTCCACGTCGCGCTCGTGGGACGGATCATCGATCCATCCACCGGTCGCATAATCTCCCCGACGTTCGGCGTCCAGGAGACCGGCGCCTCCGCGGGCCCACAGCACGCGCGGTCGAGGGGCTCACGCATCCGCGGGATCCGTCCGATAGGGGGCAACCATGCTGACCATCACCTTTCTCGGCACCGGCGCCGCCCTGGCCACACCCGCGCGCGACAACACGTCGCTGGCCATCGACGACGGCGCCGAAGTATCCCTCGTCGATGCGTCCGGCGCACCGCTCAGCCGGCTGACTCGTGCGGGCATCCCCCACGAGCGCCTGGCCCGTGTGATTATCACCCACGAGCACGTCGACCACACATATGGGCTGCCATCGCTCTTGCAGAGCCTCTGGCTCGCCGGTCGGACGGACCCGCTGCCCCTCTATGCGCCCCGGCCGACCTGGCAGGCGCTCGACCGCCTCATCGCCGCGTACTGGCCCGACGGGTTCGCGCGCGGGTTCCGACTCGATCCCCACGTGCTCGATGGGAGCGAGGATCCGTTCGTCCAGACGCCGCGGCTCGCCATCCGCGCCGCGTCGGGGCAGCATTCGGTCCCCACGATCGCCCTGCGGTTCGAACCGGCCTCTGGCGGAACCTTCGTCTACTCCTCCGACACTGCGCCGTGCCCGACGGTGGAAGCCTGCGCGCGGGGCGCCGCGCTCCTTGCGCACGAGGCTACGTTCCTGACCGACGATCGAGCCACCGCCGGCCAGCTCGGCCACTCTACGGCGCGCCAGGCTGGAGAGGTGGCGGCGCGCGCCGGTGTACGGGGGCTGGCGCTGGTCCACTTCAGCGCCCAGCAAGACGGCGACCTCGCAACCCTCCGCAATGAGGCGTCGGTCGCCTACCGCGGGCCCATCGCCGTGCCGGGGGACGGAGACCGGCTCTTCGTCGACTGATCTCCCGACGCCGATTACTCGGAGGGCACCTCTACGCTGATGTCCGCGCTGTTGAAGTCGGACATGGTCAGGCTCGTCATAACGGTAATGGGTCCACCGGACGCACCGGGCTGCGGCGCGCCGGGGATCATCGAAAGGGACGTCGTCAGCGAAACGGGCAGGTTGGTCGCCCGAGAGATGGCCACCTCGACGTGCGAGCCCGTGATCTGCGTGCCCGTATCCGGCGCGCCGGCGTAATCGACGCCGATCATCGTGGCGAGAGGCGAACTGTCGGATACGGCCCGAGCGACATCGAGATCGCCGGAGATGACCGTCTGAGAACCGGAATCGTCGACGCTGGGCGCGACGAGGTACTGGGCGATCTGCCGGAGGCTGTCGGCGATGGATTTGGGAGCGGGCGATGGCGCGGAGCCGCCAAGGGGCATCCAGCTCCCGTCGACAGTGCGAAGCCAGGACGACGAGCCGCTGGAAACCGTCTCGTTCGTCTGGCTCAGCTCAGGCATGTTGGCGGTCATGTGTCCGCGGTCGGGCGCCTGGAACTCACCGTTGCCGATAAAAACAGTGGTGGTGTCGCTTCCCGACGACAGGTCGGTTTGGCCCGTAAAACGCATGGTCTGGACTCCCTCGAGGGAGCTGGCGGCTGACTGCAGGCGATCCTGGGCCGACCCGTCCTGAGCCAGGACGAGCGCGGGCGCGGCGGCCACGACGACGCCCATCGCCACGATCAGGGTCGCAATTCGAGCACGCATGGATCGATCCTCCGAGGATTGTTGCGCTGGTCCGCCGGTCAGTTTACAAAATGCTGATTGTTATCACCGCATCTGGGCCCCGTCCCGGCGCGTGCTAGACTGTGGGTCACCGGAAGCCGCAGGCGAGAAAACGACCGGCCGATTTGGCCAAGACCGGAAGAGAGGACGGGAATGAAGCTCGGGTACTTCACCCTCACGGACAATCCGCCAGCGTACGGGGCAACGCGACGGGACCCCGGGCAGTTAATTCGCGACGTGGTCGAGGAGTGCGTCGAGGCAGAGCAGATGGGCTTCAATAGCTGCTGGGTGCCGGAGCACCATCTCGGCCTCTTCGGCGTCTTGCCCTCGCCCACGATGTTCCTGAGCCACGTGGCGGCGCGGACGAAGCGCATCAAGCTCGGGCCCGCGACCGTCCTCCTCCCCTGCAACCACCCGTTGCGCGTCGTGGAGGAGTTCAACCTCCTGGACGTGCTGAGCGACGGTCGAGCCGTGTTCTCCGCGGGTCGGGGGTACGATGAGCGCGAGTACCGCGCCTACGGAGTGCCCTTCGAGCAGAGCCGTGAGCTGTTCGACGAACAGATGGCTTTCGTGATGGCGGCCTGGCGCGAGTCGCCAGTGTCCTTCGAAGGAAAGTACTACAGCATGACGGACCCGGTCGTGGTGACCCCGGGGCCGGTCCAGCGCCCGCACCCAGAGGTCTACATCGCCTGCTTTTCCAAGCCGTCGGTGGAGCTGGCGGCCAGTCTATGCGTGAACACCATCTTTGCGCCCTTCGCCGCGGCCATGGTCTTCGGCTCCGTGCAGCAGGCGGCGCAGGAGAGTAAGCGCATGGCGCGCGAGGCTGGCGCTGCCGAACCGAAAGTCATGTGCAGCTATTTCACCTCCGTGGCCCACAGCGCCAACGAGGAGACCGCCGCGCGCGAGCGACTGCTCCATTACCTCCACGGCGTGCTGCCGGCATTTCCGGCCGATCGGAGCCGGACGCCTCCCCACATCGCCTACTTCGTCGACATCGTGGAGCGGCTGAAGTCCATGAAGGCGAGCGACCTGGGCGACCGCAGCATCGTGACCGGGGACCCGGAGCGGTGCGTGGAGATCCTGAAGCGGTGCGAAGAGGGCGGCATCGACGAGGTGATCTGCTACTTCAACTTCGGTCAATTGAGCCATGGCGACACACTGAAGGCGATGGAGCGCTTCGCAAAGGAGGTCATGCCGCACTTCGCGGAGACGGCCGAGCGCGTTACCGTTTGACAACAAGGACGTGCCGACACGCACCGCACGGAACACTGCGCGACCGGACCGGCACGCGGTCGGCTCCAGGTGCGCGGAGAGGAGTGGAGCTTTGCTTGGGACGAACCTGATGGTCAAACGTCGCATTCGCCTGGTCGCATGCCTCATCGCGGTGGCGCTGGCAGTCGCGTGCGGTCCGCGAGCGGCAGCGCCCGCGGCGGGGGCCGCCCCGGGGTCCCCGGCGCCGGCCGGTCAATCGGTGGCGGACTTCTACAAGGGGAAGACCATCACCATCATCGTCGGGTTCGCGCCCGGCGGCGGCTACGACACCAC is a window of Chloroflexota bacterium DNA encoding:
- a CDS encoding HAD-IA family hydrolase, whose amino-acid sequence is MREPLDRACCGPAEAPVSWTPNVGEIMRPVDGSMIRPTSATWTSVRAVFFDIGGTLAYPHPSFNGLIAQTCQQHGLAVTEEDACHVEPAVWQHIGRRADAGRGFSLTDEDSQRFWLWVYRTYLTELGHAAAAETELPRILWQTFVRSESYRLYDDVVPTLDRLRRAGYILGVISNWEAWLERLLIDLSIRDYFHVTVVSGRAGIEKPHPEIFRLALEGAGVDPEEAVHVGDNPNDDVAGAEAVGIRGVLLDRSDRFAPVLPTNRSGGEASGRRSSNGPADSSARIPLRVRHLLELPEILGAP
- a CDS encoding MBL fold metallo-hydrolase; protein product: MLTITFLGTGAALATPARDNTSLAIDDGAEVSLVDASGAPLSRLTRAGIPHERLARVIITHEHVDHTYGLPSLLQSLWLAGRTDPLPLYAPRPTWQALDRLIAAYWPDGFARGFRLDPHVLDGSEDPFVQTPRLAIRAASGQHSVPTIALRFEPASGGTFVYSSDTAPCPTVEACARGAALLAHEATFLTDDRATAGQLGHSTARQAGEVAARAGVRGLALVHFSAQQDGDLATLRNEASVAYRGPIAVPGDGDRLFVD
- a CDS encoding LLM class flavin-dependent oxidoreductase; this encodes MKLGYFTLTDNPPAYGATRRDPGQLIRDVVEECVEAEQMGFNSCWVPEHHLGLFGVLPSPTMFLSHVAARTKRIKLGPATVLLPCNHPLRVVEEFNLLDVLSDGRAVFSAGRGYDEREYRAYGVPFEQSRELFDEQMAFVMAAWRESPVSFEGKYYSMTDPVVVTPGPVQRPHPEVYIACFSKPSVELAASLCVNTIFAPFAAAMVFGSVQQAAQESKRMAREAGAAEPKVMCSYFTSVAHSANEETAARERLLHYLHGVLPAFPADRSRTPPHIAYFVDIVERLKSMKASDLGDRSIVTGDPERCVEILKRCEEGGIDEVICYFNFGQLSHGDTLKAMERFAKEVMPHFAETAERVTV